One genomic segment of Impatiens glandulifera chromosome 6, dImpGla2.1, whole genome shotgun sequence includes these proteins:
- the LOC124942005 gene encoding kinesin-like protein KIN-12D isoform X2 has translation MIRDSKFLRRNSKCLDSDEVENIPANPGDLLGSQTCVDLTRPPLNTIHELIPTRAVSKQEHGVKMSKVDRTPTKMKKKASDPLQTHENQHLATKNRFAEVCEENRVDSAKCDSQSSRGTGNGAILAPITTPRSTKVAGRPSSGYSECSSTKSTPTKIVSKPPNPGLMNVSRPPVNGGSRIGSYAALSKGIPVSCVPSTVVNAVDVPHFDLNEDLSFWMEHNAQVLIRVRPLNNMERSTCGYNRCLKQESAQSITWVGQPETLFTFDHVACESIDQETLFKMAGLPMVENCLSGYNSCMFAYGQTGSGKTHTMLGEIEELQVKPSPNRGMTPRIFEFLFARIQAEEESRRDEKLKYKCKCSFLEIYNEQITDLLDPSSTNLSIREDIKKGVYVENLSEFEVQTVGDILTLLSQGSSNRRVAATNMNRESSRSHSVFTCVIESRWEKDAICNLRFARLNLVDLAGSERQKSSGAEGERLKEAANINKSLSTLGHVIMVLVDVANGKPRHIPYRDSKLTFLLQDSLGGNSKTMIIANVSPSMGCVAETLNTLKFAQRAKLIQNNAIVNEDSSEDIIALQHQIRNLKEELSFLRRKHVSRSISFGLGDRLKYLENDCEDKENEMEQQHFNSSGSESKDVIRMSSSNQIKSLETTLAGVLRREQIADSTIKQLEAEIEQLNLLVYQKEDDTRCTKMMLKFREEKIQRLESLVGGLITPDTYLLKENNLLSEEIQLLKDKLDRDPENVRILEQPRRVQDLYEGERNVLLSEVSQLGEQLNKALKDLEDCRNNLSLSVENKARVQNEVNVLCASLDCSTEVTKELIIEAKGQSLQGDGKDNGMMSHGTCAHHIEDLVNLQLEIDILKIILTEERSSHAEMEEKERFFCRDLELVNGKLLLMTKEYENVKAELKEATTVIESLESQQFLSIHEIDDLRNTNNQYAVLLKENELEISSLKEQISCNNVRDPHLEEKLKKMQESLEKAKRMNIWYQKARSFQSCNEEEIDEVCRQAEAETAEVIVCLQDEVNILEEQVHLSNQKETESKDKLLHMQADLEELQGKSFLMAQELQQKDEELRSLSKTWELFIKEIETNLVEGHKVLDDASRQFDFTSSSLIQRRSWIFEQVMNIQYMVAERDLLIQKLNSCLYDADEKRGEIENMLRSLRGAVLVITEAHQQECIAKENEIMFLKSELSSKVSTIALLENKFMQKEEQLQKASTCATAAFVVVNRLSEVNSLYVDKLNLNEGSLHNQDVEVRDLRLQLSVEKENTCIMEQKLEDTKKQGILKMGEKVSEVLNSVSELRSCIDISRKSAEDQDDDIIISKSQEDKPMKLKSDIGSYGDPTIVLLRNELESALGSLDEVEVEIRKLCLEKDEIRISENQCREKMKSLISQLLSFEAIVNNFEKQTGQKIASLDHKLKEIQELVQEASCCWFPEERESLRFKHGNAKKSTQQISDEPYCSLSKFKEAHITMMEADMVINGLMIANETMKLEVKELKKIEITLTKDKNSLVEHYKSLEEKYASDMKDLKKVVMDLSEIISSTVNPFKEEDYDVQIIKSQVKASIKLMHTWIEDVWSEVILRDCAISVLHLCHMGIMLETVTGLNAENDLLKIGLCESNTVVSELRNHNSKSRKELEMCRALKGKILAGIKDGFDRITKKGGEANSEVKLKLDSFEKKIFDLQLQEELMLNRFKQMGSELTILIKEMDFNSDEME, from the exons ATGATTCGGGATTCCAAATTCCTTCGCCGAAATTCAAAATGTTTGGATTCAGATGAGGTCGAAAACATACCAGCAAATCCAGGGGATTTGCTGGGTTCTCAGACCTGTGTCGATCTAACTAGACCTCCCTTAAATACGATTCATGAACTAATCCCGACCAGAGCTGTTTCCAAGCAAGAACATGGTGTTAAGATGTCAAAAGTTGATAGAACTCCCAccaaaatgaagaagaaagctTCCGATCCTCTTCAAACACACGAAAATCAACACTTGGCTACTAAAAATCGTTTTGCCGAGGTTTGTGAGGAAAACCGGGTTGATTCAGCTAAGTGTGACAGTCAATCAAGCCGAGGGACTGGTAATGGTGCCATTTTAGCTCCTATAACTACTCCTAGGTCAACTAAGGTAGCTGGAAGGCCTAGTTCGGGATATTCAGAATGTAGTTCTACCAAGAGCACTCCAACTAAGATTGTTAGTAAGCCTCCAAATCCTGGTCTGATGAATGTTTCCCGTCCACCAGTAAATGGAGGTTCTAGAATAGGGAGTTATGCTGCATTATCGAAAGGGATTCCAGTTTCGTGTGTTCCCTCTACTGTTGTTAATGCAGTTGATGTGCCTCATTTTGATCTTAATGAAGACTTATCTTTCTGGATGGAGCATAATGCACAG GTTTTGATACGTGTTCGACCTCTGAATAATATGGAGAGGAGTACTTGTGGTTACAATAGGTGTCTGAAGCAAGAGAGTGCACAATCCATCACATGGGTTGGTCAGCCAGAAACTCTGTTTACATTTGATCATGTAGCCTGTGAATCAATTGACCAG gaaacactttttaaaatGGCAGGTCTACCAATGGTGGAGAACTGCTTATCTGGATACAATAGCTGCATGTTTGCCTATGGGCAG ACTGGAAGTGGTAAGACACACACAATGCTGGGAGAGATTGAGGAATTGCAAGTCAAGCCCTCTCCTAACCGTGGAATGACTCCAAGAATATTCGAGTTCTTATTTGCCAGAATACAAGCT GAAGAAGAAAGCAGAAGAGATGAGAAATTGAAATACAAATGCAAGTGCTCTTTCTTAGAGATATATAATGAACAAATAACTGATTTGCTTGATCCTTCATCTACAAATCTATca ATAAGGGAAGATATCAAGAAAGGCGTCTATGTTGAAAATCTTTCAGAGTTTGAAGTTCAAACTGTTGGCGACATTCTCACTCTTTTGAGCCAG GGTTCTTCCAATAGACGAGTCGCTGCTACAAATATGAACAGAGAGAGCAGTCGTTCACACAGTGTTTTTACATGCGTGATTGAGAGTAGATGGGAAAAAGATGCAATTTGCAACCTAAGATTTGCACGACTAAATCTTGTCGATCTTGCTGGCTCTGAAAG GCAGAAAAGTTCTGGTGCTGAAGGTGAACGTCTAAAGGAGGCAGCAAACATCAATAAATCATTGTCCACATTAGG TCACGTGATAATGGTTCTAGTAGATGTAGCAAATGGAAAGCCGAGGCATATTCCTTACAGGGATTCAAAGCTGACTTTTCTTCTTCAG GACTCACTTGGTGGAAACTCGAAGACGATGATAATTGCTAATGTGAGCCCTTCCATGGG CTGCGTTGCTGAAACTCTTAACACTTTAAAGTTTGCTCAAAGAGCAAAACTCATTCAGAATAAT GCAATTGTCAATGAAGATTCTTCTGAAGATATCATTGCGCTGCAACACCAGATAAGAAATCTTAAA GAAGAGCTTTCTTTCCTCAGACGCAAGCATGTTTCCAGGTCTATATCTTTTGGGCTGGGTGATAGGCTAAAGTACCTTGAAAATGATTGCgaagataaagaaaatgaaatggaACAGCAGCATTTTAACTCTTCTGGATCTGAGTCCAAGGACGTTATTAGGATGTCTTCTTCTAATCAG attaaatcaCTGGAGACAACTCTTGCTGGCGTGTTGAGAAGAGAACAAATTGCAGATAGTACTATTAAGCAACTTGAAGCTGAAATTGAACAACTGAATCTCTTG GTTTATCAGAAAGAGGACGACACCAGGTGCACAAAAATGATGCTGAAATTTCGGGAGGAAAAAATCCAGAGGTTGGAGTCGCTTGTTGGTGGTCTAATTACTCCAGATACATATTTACTTAAAGAGAATAATTTACTATCTGAAGAGATTCAGCTGCTTAAAGATAAACTTGATAGAGATCCAGAAAATGTCAGGATTTTAGAACAACCTAGAAG AGTTCAAGATCTCTATGAAGGGGAGAGGAATGTTCTGCTATCTGAGGTATCTCAACTAGGTGAACAg TTAAACAAAGCTCTCAAAGACCTGGAAGACTGCAGAAACAACTTATCCTTATCCGTAGAGAATAAAGCCAGGGTCCAAAA TGAAGTTAATGTGTTGTGTGCTTCACTTGATTGCAGTACTGAAGTCACAaag GAGCTGATAATTGAAGCTAAGGGTCAATCACTTCAAGGAGATGGAAAAGATAATGGAATGATGAGTCACGGAACTTGTGCTCATCACATAGAAGACTTAGTGAACTTGCAATTAGAGATTGATATTCTAAAGATTATTCTTACAGAAGAAAGGTCATCTCATGCAGAAATGGAGGAAAAAGAAAGGTTCTTTTGTAGGGATCTAGAGTTGGTAAACGGAAAGCTTTTATTGATGACTAAAGAATATGAAAATGTTAAAGCAGAACTTAAGGAAGCAACAACCGTTATTGAATCCCTGGAGTCCCAACAATTTCTCTCAATCCATGAAATTGATGATCTTAGGAATACAAACAACCAGTATGCAGTGCTTTTAAAAGAGAATGAGCTTGAAATCTCTTCACTGAAGGAACAAATATCATGTAATAATGTAAGAGACCCCCATTTAGAAGAAAAACTCAAGAAGATGCAAGAGTCTCTTGAAAAGGCCAAGAGAATGAATATATGGTACCAAAAAGCTCGTTCATTTCAGTCATGtaatgaagaagaaatagatgaGGTTTGTAGACAAGCTGAAGCTGAAACTGCTGAGGTGATAGTCTGTTTGCAAGATGAAGTCAACATTCTTGAGGAGCAAGTTCACCTCAGTAATCAAAAGGAGACCGAGTCCAAAGATAAGTTACTGCATATGCAAGCTGATCTGGAGGAACTACAGGGAAAATCATTTCTTATGGCCCAAGAGCTACAACAAAAGGATGAAGAATTAAGATCTTTATCTAAAACCTGGGAGTTATTTATCAAAGAGATTGAAACTAATCTTGTTGAAGGGCACAAGGTGCTAGATGATGCTTCACGCCAGTTTGACTTCACTTCAAGTTCATTAATACAGAGGAGATCCTGGATATTTGAACAAGTGATGAATATCCAATATATGGTAGCTGAAAGAGATTTACTGattcaaaaactcaattctTGTTTATATGATGCCGATGAGAAAAGAGGTGAGATTGAAAATATGTTGAGGTCTTTGAGAGGGGCAGTACTGGTAATAACTGAAGCACATCAACAAGAATGCATTGCAAAGGAGAATGAAATCATGTTTCTGAAGTCTGAACTAAGCTCAAAAGTATCTACAATCGCACTACTGGAGAATAAGTTCATGCAAAAGGAAGAACAACTACAAAAAGCATCAACATGTGCCACTGCTGCTTTTGTGGTAGTGAATCGGCTGTCTGAGGTGAACTCCTTATACGtggataaattaaatttgaatgagGGATCTCTTCATAATCAGGATGTTGAAGTAAGGGATCTAAGATTGCAGCTTTCTGTGGAGAAAGAAAATACTTGCATAATGGAACAGAAACTGGAAGACACTAAAAAACAGGGCATTTTGAAAATGGGTGAGAAAGTTTCTGAAGTACTAAACAGTGTTTCAGAACTCAGGTCATGCATCGATATTTCAAGAAAGAGTGCTGAAGATCAAGATGATGACATCATCATCAGCAAATCACAG GAAGATAAACCAATGAAACTGAAATCTGATATTGGTAGCTATGGAGATCCTACTATTGTTCTTTTGAGAAATGAATTGGAATCTGCTCTTGGAAGCTTGGATGAGGTGGAAGTTGAGATAAGAAAGCTGTGTCTTGAGAAAGACGAGATTCGGATATCTGAAAATCAGTGTAGGGAGAAGATGAAATCTCTTATTTCCCAATTACTTTCCTTTGAGGCAATCGTGAATAACTTTGAGAAGCAAACTGGACAAAAAATTGCATCTTTGGATCACAAGTTAAAGGAAATTCAGGAACTTGTGCAAGAAGCTAGCTGTTGTTGGTTCCCTGAAGAAAGAGAG TCGCTTAGGTTCAAACACGGGAATGCAAAGAAATCGACACAACAGATAAGTGACGAGCCTTATTGTTCCCTTTCAAAATTCAAAGAGGCTCATATTACTATGATGGAGGCAGACATGGTGATAAACGGGCTAATGATAGCAAATGAAACTATGAAGCTCGAAGTCAAGGAGCTGAAGAAGATCGAGATCACATTGACCAAAGACAAGAATTCCCTTGTAGAACATTACAAATCCCTTGAGGAAAAATACGCTTCAGATATGAAAGATTTGAAAAAGGTGGTTATGGATTTGAGCGAGATCATATCCTCTACTGTGAATCCTTTCAAGGAGGAGGATTATGatgttcaaataattaaatctcaAGTTAAAGCATCAATAAAGCTGATGCACACATGGATTGAAGATGTTTGGTCAGAGGTTATTTTAAGAGATTGTGCCATTTCTGTACTACACTTATGTCATATGGGTATAATGCTGGAAACAGTAACCGGTTTGAATGCAGAGAATGATCTGCTTAAAATCGGGCTTTGTGAATCGAACACTGTGGTATCTGAACTGAGGAATCACAATTCAAAATCGAGAAAGGAACTTGAGATGTGCAGGGCTTTGAAGGGGAAGATATTGGCTGGTATTAAGGATGGTTTTGATCGAATAACTAAGAAGGGAGGTGAAGCTAATAGTGAAGTGAAATTGAAGTTGGACAGTTTCgagaagaaaatatttgatttacaGCTTCAGGAGGAGTTGATGTTGAATAGATTTAAACAAATGGGATCTGAACTCACCATTCTAATAAAAGAGATGGATTTTAATTCTGATGAGATGGAATGA